A stretch of the Mycolicibacterium celeriflavum genome encodes the following:
- a CDS encoding DUF6912 family protein — protein MRVYIPATLAMLQQLVADRTLDARSGTAFAVTPALRESYAEGDDDELAEVARREAALASLRLLAGEGMADLPPRRAVVEAEVDGATARPDLDDAVVRLPGPIAFDAVIAVYVDNADAETAVVAAMEVVDEADLGDEDAEFTVGDAQDHDLAWYAPQELPFLLELL, from the coding sequence GTGCGCGTCTACATCCCGGCGACCCTGGCCATGCTGCAGCAGCTCGTCGCCGACCGGACGCTGGACGCCCGCAGCGGCACCGCGTTCGCGGTGACGCCCGCACTGCGCGAGTCCTATGCCGAGGGCGACGACGACGAACTCGCCGAGGTGGCGCGACGGGAAGCCGCCCTGGCCTCGCTGCGCTTGCTGGCCGGCGAAGGCATGGCCGACCTGCCGCCGAGGCGCGCCGTCGTGGAGGCGGAGGTCGACGGAGCCACGGCCCGGCCCGATCTCGATGACGCGGTGGTGCGACTACCCGGTCCGATCGCATTCGATGCGGTGATCGCCGTGTACGTTGACAACGCCGACGCCGAGACGGCCGTGGTGGCCGCCATGGAGGTGGTCGACGAGGCCGATCTGGGGGACGAGGATGCTGAATTCACCGTCGGGGATGCCCAAGATCACGACCTGGCCTGGTATGCCCCCCAGGAGCTGCCGTTCCTACTCGAATTGCTCTGA
- a CDS encoding BCCT family transporter, translated as MTTKAENETTGKVKAATRRAFMSPTDDVVPHPVLDQPIEEDAITRSRGVDWIVFGVTAVIAIAFLVWGFVSTRTLATASDSALTWVMNNTGWLFVLTASGFVVFILWLAVGRYGAIPLGRDDEEPEFNGVSWVAMMFSAGMGIGLMFFGVAEPLSHFASPPPGTGRQGGPEAVQTAMATTLFHWTLHPWAIYAVVGLAISYGVYRKGRVQLISAAFEPLLGSRANGRWGKVIDMLAIFATLFGSAASLGLGALQIRSGLQIVGGIGETGNAVLVMIIAVLTVAFVLSAVSGVARGIQWLSNINMVLAVLLAMFVFVVGPTVFILNLLPTSLGSYLADIAMMSARTGAEGAAVNEWLQSWTIFYWAWWVSWTPFVGMFIARISRGRTIRQFVAGVLLVPSLVSLVWFAVFGGSAIREQQGGVDLAGEGSIEAQLFGLLEQYPIATVASVIVMVLVAIFFVSGADAASVVMGSLSQHGTIKPGRSTVIFWGVATGAVAAVMLLVGGQDALTGLQTITIIVALPFVLVMVGMAVALVKDLRRDPLMVRREYAAEAVDSAVIHGVIQHGDDFIISVEKDPASDKSE; from the coding sequence ATGACCACCAAAGCCGAGAACGAGACGACCGGAAAAGTCAAAGCCGCGACGCGGCGGGCGTTCATGTCGCCCACGGATGATGTCGTACCCCACCCCGTGCTCGATCAGCCGATCGAAGAGGACGCCATCACCCGCTCGCGCGGCGTGGACTGGATCGTGTTCGGCGTCACCGCGGTCATCGCGATCGCCTTCCTGGTGTGGGGCTTCGTCAGCACCCGAACCCTGGCCACCGCCTCGGACAGCGCCCTCACATGGGTGATGAACAACACCGGCTGGCTGTTCGTGCTGACGGCCTCCGGCTTCGTGGTCTTCATCCTCTGGCTGGCGGTCGGCCGCTACGGCGCGATTCCGCTGGGCCGCGACGACGAGGAACCCGAGTTCAACGGGGTGTCGTGGGTCGCGATGATGTTCAGTGCCGGCATGGGTATCGGCCTGATGTTCTTCGGGGTGGCCGAACCGCTGTCGCACTTCGCGTCGCCGCCGCCCGGCACCGGCCGGCAGGGTGGTCCCGAGGCGGTGCAGACCGCGATGGCCACGACGCTGTTCCACTGGACGCTGCACCCGTGGGCCATCTATGCGGTCGTCGGCCTGGCGATCAGCTACGGCGTCTACCGCAAAGGCCGGGTGCAGCTGATCAGTGCGGCCTTCGAGCCGCTGCTGGGCTCGCGCGCGAACGGACGGTGGGGCAAGGTCATCGACATGCTGGCGATCTTCGCCACGCTGTTCGGCTCGGCCGCCTCACTGGGCTTGGGCGCGTTGCAGATTCGCAGCGGCCTGCAGATCGTTGGCGGCATCGGGGAGACCGGTAACGCGGTCCTCGTCATGATCATCGCGGTGCTCACGGTGGCCTTCGTGTTGTCGGCGGTATCGGGGGTCGCGCGCGGCATCCAGTGGCTGTCCAACATCAACATGGTTCTGGCGGTACTGCTCGCCATGTTCGTATTCGTGGTCGGCCCAACGGTTTTCATCCTCAACCTATTGCCGACGTCGCTGGGCAGCTACCTGGCCGACATCGCGATGATGTCGGCGCGCACCGGCGCAGAGGGCGCCGCGGTCAACGAATGGCTGCAGTCCTGGACGATCTTCTACTGGGCCTGGTGGGTGTCCTGGACACCGTTCGTCGGCATGTTCATTGCGCGAATCTCGCGGGGGCGCACCATCCGTCAGTTCGTCGCGGGGGTGCTGCTGGTGCCGAGCCTGGTGTCGCTGGTGTGGTTCGCGGTGTTCGGCGGCTCGGCGATCAGAGAACAGCAGGGCGGCGTCGACCTCGCCGGGGAGGGCAGCATCGAGGCCCAGTTGTTCGGCCTGCTCGAGCAGTACCCGATCGCCACCGTCGCCAGCGTGATCGTGATGGTGCTGGTCGCGATCTTCTTCGTCTCCGGTGCGGACGCGGCGTCGGTGGTGATGGGCTCGCTGTCGCAGCACGGCACCATCAAACCCGGCAGATCGACCGTGATCTTCTGGGGCGTCGCGACAGGTGCCGTCGCCGCGGTGATGCTGTTGGTCGGCGGGCAGGACGCGCTGACCGGGTTGCAGACGATCACGATCATCGTTGCGCTGCCGTTCGTGCTCGTGATGGTCGGCATGGCGGTTGCTCTGGTGAAGGATCTTCGCCGTGACCCGCTGATGGTCCGCAGGGAGTACGCGGCGGAGGCCGTCGACAGCGCCGTCATTCACGGTGTCATACAACACGGCGACGACTTCATCATCTCGGTGGAGAAGGATCCCGCGAGCGACAAATCCGAGTAG
- a CDS encoding WS/DGAT/MGAT family O-acyltransferase, whose product MVTRLSAADASFYHLENTSTPMYVGSLSILRKPRGGLSYETLLATVEQRLPQIPRYRQKVREVTLGLARPVWVDDRDFDITYHIRRSALPSPGSDAQLHELIARLGSRPLDKSRPLWEMYLIEGLAKNRIALYTKSHQALVNGMTALEIGHVIADRTQKPPEFGEDIWIPLREPSDRQLLLGAVGEWITRPADQFGALRSAVVDVATNAGQLVAMGRRFVEVARTVARGTAPSSPLNTTVSRNRRLTVASGRLEDFRAVRARYDCDVNDVVLAVVAGALRNWLMSRGEPVTATTRVRAMAPMSVYPDAELDATGPGQAISEVSPFLVDLPVGEPNPVVRLSQIAHTTESASTAATLVDARTIVTLSGFAPPTLHAMGIRVATTFSARQFNLLITNVPGAQHQMYIAGTKLLETYAVPPLLANQVLALGVTSYNGMVYFGINADRDAMSDVDVLPSLLRESLEELLEAAQ is encoded by the coding sequence ATGGTCACCCGGTTGTCGGCGGCGGACGCGTCGTTCTATCACCTGGAGAACACGTCGACGCCGATGTACGTGGGGTCACTGTCGATTCTGCGCAAACCCCGCGGCGGCTTGAGTTATGAAACCCTGCTCGCCACCGTCGAACAACGGCTGCCGCAGATTCCGCGCTACCGCCAGAAGGTCCGCGAGGTCACGCTCGGCCTGGCGCGACCGGTGTGGGTGGACGACCGTGATTTCGACATCACCTATCACATCCGCCGTTCGGCGTTGCCGTCGCCGGGCAGCGATGCCCAGTTGCACGAGCTCATCGCCCGGCTGGGGTCGCGGCCGCTGGACAAGTCCCGGCCGCTCTGGGAGATGTACCTGATCGAGGGCCTGGCAAAGAACCGCATCGCGCTCTACACCAAGTCACATCAGGCGTTGGTGAACGGGATGACGGCGCTGGAGATCGGCCACGTCATCGCCGACCGCACCCAGAAGCCGCCGGAGTTCGGCGAGGACATCTGGATCCCGCTGCGCGAGCCCAGTGATCGGCAATTGCTTCTCGGTGCCGTCGGCGAGTGGATCACGCGCCCGGCCGACCAGTTCGGTGCGCTGCGCTCCGCGGTCGTCGACGTCGCCACCAACGCGGGCCAGTTGGTCGCCATGGGGCGCCGGTTCGTCGAGGTGGCCCGCACGGTCGCGCGCGGCACCGCGCCGAGCAGCCCGCTCAACACCACCGTCTCGCGCAACCGGCGACTCACGGTGGCCAGCGGACGACTCGAGGACTTTCGCGCAGTGCGGGCCCGTTACGACTGCGATGTCAACGACGTCGTGCTGGCCGTGGTGGCCGGCGCATTGCGCAACTGGCTGATGTCGCGCGGTGAGCCGGTGACCGCCACGACGAGGGTGCGCGCGATGGCGCCGATGTCGGTGTATCCCGACGCCGAACTCGACGCGACCGGCCCCGGCCAGGCGATCAGCGAGGTGTCCCCTTTTCTCGTGGACCTCCCCGTCGGCGAGCCCAACCCCGTGGTGCGGCTCTCGCAGATCGCGCACACCACCGAATCGGCGTCCACCGCCGCCACCCTGGTCGATGCCAGGACCATCGTGACCCTGTCGGGGTTCGCGCCCCCGACCCTGCACGCAATGGGCATTCGTGTCGCGACGACGTTCTCGGCGCGCCAGTTCAACCTGTTGATCACCAATGTGCCGGGCGCACAGCATCAGATGTACATCGCCGGCACCAAGCTGCTGGAGACCTACGCGGTGCCGCCTCTGCTGGCCAACCAGGTCTTGGCGCTCGGGGTGACGTCGTACAACGGGATGGTCTACTTCGGAATCAACGCCGACCGCGACGCGATGAGCGACGTCGACGTTTTGCCGAGCCTGCTACGAGAATCGCTGGAAGAACTGCTAGAGGCCGCTCAGTGA
- a CDS encoding Rv3235 family protein, whose protein sequence is MIEPVVDCEPAPVGVAACPPPTPKSLRRRQSGGPGAGGRTVHPQRPIPIAPVREPAPSRAAVTFADAALRRVLEVIDRRRPVAQLRPLLAPALIETVLAMTRSPQSTAATLRRIRLRMVDDEGPAAEVFGTYSRGQRIRAIAARIALEGDRWRIVALQIG, encoded by the coding sequence GTGATCGAACCCGTCGTCGACTGCGAGCCGGCGCCCGTGGGCGTCGCCGCCTGTCCACCGCCGACGCCGAAATCGCTGCGCCGCCGCCAGTCTGGCGGACCGGGTGCGGGCGGGCGAACGGTGCATCCGCAGCGACCGATACCGATCGCGCCCGTCCGGGAGCCTGCACCGTCGCGGGCCGCCGTCACCTTCGCCGACGCGGCGTTGCGCCGGGTGCTCGAGGTGATCGACCGGCGTCGCCCGGTCGCCCAGTTGCGACCGCTGCTGGCGCCGGCGCTGATCGAAACCGTGCTCGCGATGACCCGTTCCCCGCAATCGACCGCAGCCACGCTTCGCCGCATCAGGTTGCGCATGGTCGATGACGAAGGGCCTGCCGCCGAAGTGTTCGGCACCTACAGCCGAGGGCAGCGCATCCGGGCGATCGCGGCGCGGATCGCGCTCGAGGGCGACCGCTGGCGCATTGTCGCGCTCCAGATCGGTTGA
- the secA gene encoding preprotein translocase subunit SecA produces the protein MLQKLLRLGEGRMVKRLNGVADYVDSLEGDIEKLTDAELRAKTDEFKKRVDDGESLDDLLPEAFAVAREAAWRVLNQKPFKVQLMGGAALHFGNVAEMKTGEGKTLTSVLPAYLNALSGKGVHIVTVNDYLARRDAEWMGRVHRFLGLEVGVILAQMTPDQRRTAYGADITYGTNNEFGFDYLRDNMAHSLADLVQRGHNFAIVDEVDSILIDEARTPLIISGPADGASNWYTEFARLAPLMEKDVHYEVDIRKRTVGVHELGVEFVEDQLGIDNLYEAANSPLVSYLNNALKAKELFQRDKDYIVRDGEVLIVDEFTGRVLVGRRYNEGMHQAIEAKEHVEIKAENQTLATITLQNYFRLYDKLAGMTGTAQTEAAELHEIYKLGVVPIPTNKPMIRADQSDLIYKTEEAKYIAVVDDVAERYEKGQPVLIGTTSVERSEYLSRQFTKRRIPHNVLNAKYHEQEASIIAEAGRLGAITVATNMAGRGTDIVLGGNPDFLTDKRLRERGLDPVETPEEYEKGWHEMLSQVKGECAQEAEDVIAAGGLYVLGTERHESRRIDNQLRGRSGRQGDPGESRFYLSLGDELMRRFNGATLEALLTRLNLPDDVPIEAKMVTRAIKSAQTQVEQQNFEVRKNVLKYDEVMNKQRMVIYDERRRILEGENLAEQARKMLVDVITAYVDGATAEGYAEDWDLEQLWTALKQLYPVGIDHHDLIDSDAVGEPGELTREELLDALIADADRAYAEREKELEAIAGEGAMRQLERNVLLNVLDRKWREHLYEMDYLKEGIGLRAMAQRDPLVEYQREGYDMFIGMLEGLKEESVGFLFNVSVEPAPPPTVAPVATPAGLTEFAEAAAAQAQDGGQGAVATKERPVPAGLRAKGIGDESRPLTYSGPSEDGSAQVQRSDNGGGAPRRPAAGGSRKERRQAERQRAREEKAMRRR, from the coding sequence GTGCTGCAAAAGTTGCTGCGTCTCGGCGAGGGCCGCATGGTCAAGCGCCTCAATGGAGTGGCCGACTACGTCGACTCCCTTGAAGGCGATATCGAGAAGCTGACCGACGCCGAGCTGCGGGCCAAGACCGACGAGTTCAAGAAGCGCGTCGACGACGGCGAGAGCCTCGATGACCTGCTGCCCGAGGCGTTCGCGGTCGCGCGCGAGGCGGCTTGGCGCGTGCTGAATCAGAAGCCGTTCAAGGTGCAGTTGATGGGCGGCGCGGCACTGCACTTCGGAAACGTCGCGGAGATGAAGACCGGTGAAGGCAAGACGCTGACCAGCGTGCTGCCCGCCTACCTCAACGCCCTGTCCGGCAAGGGCGTGCACATCGTCACCGTGAACGACTACCTGGCCCGGCGCGACGCCGAATGGATGGGACGTGTGCACCGCTTCCTGGGCCTGGAGGTCGGCGTGATCCTTGCGCAGATGACGCCCGACCAGCGGCGGACCGCCTACGGCGCCGACATCACGTACGGCACGAACAACGAGTTCGGCTTCGACTATCTGCGCGACAACATGGCGCACTCCCTGGCCGACCTGGTCCAGCGCGGCCACAACTTCGCGATCGTCGACGAGGTCGACTCCATCCTGATCGACGAGGCCCGCACCCCGCTGATCATCTCCGGCCCGGCCGACGGCGCGTCGAACTGGTACACCGAGTTCGCCCGCCTGGCCCCGCTGATGGAGAAGGACGTCCACTACGAGGTCGACATCCGCAAGCGCACCGTCGGCGTGCACGAACTGGGCGTCGAGTTCGTCGAAGACCAACTCGGCATCGACAACCTGTATGAGGCCGCCAACTCGCCGCTGGTCAGCTACCTCAACAATGCGCTCAAGGCCAAAGAGCTGTTCCAGCGCGACAAGGACTACATCGTGCGCGACGGCGAGGTGCTCATCGTCGACGAGTTCACCGGCCGCGTACTGGTCGGTCGCCGCTACAACGAGGGCATGCACCAGGCCATCGAGGCCAAGGAGCACGTCGAGATCAAGGCCGAGAACCAGACGCTGGCCACGATCACGCTGCAGAACTACTTCCGGCTCTACGACAAGCTCGCCGGCATGACCGGCACCGCCCAGACCGAGGCGGCGGAGCTGCACGAGATCTACAAGCTTGGCGTCGTGCCGATTCCGACCAACAAGCCGATGATCCGCGCCGATCAGTCCGATTTGATCTACAAGACCGAAGAGGCCAAGTACATCGCGGTCGTCGACGACGTCGCTGAACGGTACGAGAAGGGCCAACCGGTTCTGATCGGCACCACCAGCGTGGAACGCTCGGAGTACCTGTCGCGCCAGTTCACCAAGCGTCGCATCCCGCACAACGTGCTCAACGCGAAGTACCACGAGCAGGAAGCCTCGATCATCGCCGAGGCCGGCCGGCTGGGCGCGATCACCGTCGCCACCAACATGGCGGGCCGCGGCACCGACATCGTGCTCGGCGGCAACCCGGACTTTTTGACCGACAAGCGGCTGCGGGAACGCGGCCTGGACCCCGTCGAAACGCCCGAGGAATACGAAAAGGGCTGGCACGAGATGCTGTCCCAGGTCAAGGGCGAATGCGCGCAGGAGGCCGAGGACGTCATCGCCGCAGGCGGCCTCTACGTGCTGGGCACCGAACGACATGAGTCACGCCGCATCGACAACCAGCTGCGCGGTCGCTCCGGCCGCCAGGGCGATCCGGGCGAGTCGCGGTTCTACCTGTCGCTGGGCGACGAGCTGATGCGACGGTTCAACGGCGCCACGCTGGAGGCGCTGCTGACCCGGCTGAACCTGCCCGACGACGTGCCGATCGAGGCGAAGATGGTCACCCGCGCGATCAAGAGCGCGCAGACCCAGGTCGAGCAGCAGAACTTCGAGGTCCGCAAGAACGTCCTCAAGTACGACGAGGTGATGAACAAGCAGCGCATGGTCATCTACGACGAGCGGCGGCGCATCCTCGAGGGGGAGAACCTCGCCGAGCAGGCCCGCAAGATGCTCGTGGACGTGATCACCGCCTACGTCGACGGAGCGACCGCCGAGGGCTACGCCGAGGACTGGGACCTCGAGCAGCTCTGGACCGCGCTCAAACAGCTCTACCCCGTCGGCATCGACCACCACGACCTGATCGACTCCGACGCCGTCGGTGAGCCCGGCGAGCTGACCCGTGAGGAACTACTCGATGCGTTGATCGCCGACGCAGACCGCGCCTACGCCGAACGGGAGAAGGAGCTCGAGGCGATCGCGGGCGAGGGGGCGATGCGCCAGCTGGAGCGCAACGTGCTGCTCAACGTGCTGGACCGCAAGTGGCGCGAACACCTCTACGAGATGGACTACCTCAAGGAGGGCATCGGCCTGCGCGCGATGGCACAGCGCGACCCGCTCGTCGAATACCAGCGCGAGGGCTACGACATGTTCATCGGCATGCTCGAGGGCCTCAAGGAGGAGTCGGTCGGGTTCCTGTTCAACGTCTCGGTCGAACCCGCGCCGCCGCCGACGGTCGCCCCAGTCGCCACCCCGGCCGGGCTGACCGAGTTCGCCGAGGCCGCGGCCGCCCAAGCCCAAGACGGCGGCCAGGGCGCTGTGGCGACCAAGGAGCGGCCGGTCCCGGCCGGGTTGCGCGCCAAGGGAATCGGCGACGAGTCACGGCCGCTGACCTACAGCGGGCCGTCGGAGGACGGCTCGGCCCAGGTGCAGCGTTCGGACAACGGCGGCGGCGCACCGCGGCGGCCGGCCGCCGGCGGCAGCCGCAAGGAGCGCCGCCAGGCCGAGCGCCAGCGGGCCCGCGAAGAGAAGGCGATGCGCAGGCGTTAA
- the hpf gene encoding ribosome hibernation-promoting factor, HPF/YfiA family, with protein sequence MSSQSLDSRTMVIEDETPEPRPRAEVAVTGRNVEIPDHFRNYVAEKLSRLERFDRTIYLFDVELDHERNRRQRKNCQHVEITARGRGPVVRAEACADSFYGAMESAVDKLAERLRRARDRRKIHYGDKTPVSVAKATAVAPPADAPTTTPPEHDGAALDEHAPGRIVREKEHPATPMTVDDALSQMELVGHDFFLFHDKESDRPCVVYRRHAYDYGLIRLA encoded by the coding sequence ATGTCAAGCCAATCCCTGGACTCCCGCACGATGGTGATCGAGGACGAGACACCCGAACCCCGACCGCGCGCCGAGGTTGCAGTCACCGGCCGCAACGTCGAGATTCCCGACCACTTCCGCAACTACGTCGCAGAGAAACTGTCACGCCTGGAACGATTCGACCGCACGATCTATCTGTTCGACGTCGAGCTCGACCACGAGCGGAACCGACGGCAACGCAAAAACTGTCAACACGTGGAGATCACCGCCCGCGGCCGCGGCCCGGTGGTGCGTGCCGAAGCCTGCGCGGACAGCTTCTACGGCGCGATGGAATCGGCGGTCGACAAGCTCGCCGAACGGCTGCGTCGCGCGCGTGACCGGCGCAAGATCCATTACGGCGACAAGACCCCGGTGTCGGTAGCCAAGGCCACCGCGGTCGCCCCGCCGGCTGATGCGCCGACCACGACGCCGCCCGAGCACGACGGCGCGGCGCTCGACGAACATGCTCCCGGGCGGATCGTGCGGGAAAAGGAACACCCGGCCACGCCCATGACCGTCGACGATGCGTTGTCGCAGATGGAGCTGGTCGGCCACGATTTCTTCCTGTTCCACGACAAGGAGTCCGACCGGCCGTGCGTGGTGTACCGCAGGCACGCCTACGACTACGGTTTGATTCGGCTCGCCTGA
- a CDS encoding ComF family protein, with protein sequence MLDLVLPLQCGGCGAPSTRWCDACAATLTVRPEDPRLVLPRSDPGVPVYSLGRYAGPRRSAVIAVKEYGRTDLLQPLAAALRVGLVHLLTWGLVGTPLTVVPAPTRRWAARRRGGDPVTRMARAATDGLPGVAVVPALRTRAFVADSVGLSTADRQRNIAGRVRAVRPVTGEALVIDDIVTTGATATESVRVLHTGAARVTAVLVVANA encoded by the coding sequence ATGCTGGATCTGGTGCTGCCGCTGCAGTGCGGGGGATGCGGTGCCCCGTCGACGCGGTGGTGTGACGCCTGCGCCGCGACGTTGACGGTCAGGCCCGAGGACCCGCGCCTCGTCTTGCCGCGATCGGACCCTGGAGTGCCGGTGTACTCGCTGGGCCGCTACGCGGGACCTCGGCGGTCAGCTGTCATCGCGGTCAAGGAATACGGCCGCACCGACCTGCTTCAGCCGCTCGCCGCTGCGCTGCGGGTCGGCCTCGTGCACCTGCTCACCTGGGGACTGGTCGGCACACCGTTGACGGTGGTCCCCGCGCCCACCCGCAGGTGGGCGGCCCGGCGGCGCGGCGGAGACCCCGTGACCCGGATGGCAAGGGCGGCGACGGACGGCTTGCCGGGAGTGGCCGTCGTCCCCGCGTTGCGGACCCGCGCGTTCGTCGCCGACTCGGTCGGGTTGTCCACGGCCGACCGTCAGCGAAACATCGCGGGGCGGGTCCGCGCAGTCCGGCCCGTGACCGGCGAAGCGCTCGTCATCGACGACATCGTCACCACCGGCGCGACGGCCACCGAATCGGTCCGCGTGCTGCACACGGGTGCGGCACGCGTGACGGCAGTGCTGGTTGTGGCAAACGCCTGA
- a CDS encoding DUF2252 domain-containing protein, with protein sequence MQDERESFIVDCLLTAFADLMEADPDAFRTKFRKMAADPFAFYRGSACVFYADVAGRDDRWADERTSGVWIQGDLHTENFGTYMDGEGKLIFDVNDFDEAYIGHFTWDLMRFAASVALMCWQKALSDHQISTLIDTFVRSYVDQVRWFLDADDDSSFSLNLDTARGAVLSTLQSARLSTRAEMLDRLTAVDDWDRRFRDAAGVRRLEDAEREKVEAAFATYLDTIPKTKRFQGITYDIKDVIGKTGHGIGSAGLPTYTLLIEGFNQALDNDAVLSMKQGNVAAPSRVVDHSSLGKHFKHHGHRTAVSQRALQAHADPLLGYTDIDGVGFVVSEISPYEADLDWSELTEPDELAEVIEQLGRAVAKVHCVGDVDSDQKVVEFQTEEAIVAAISGRVDEFASDMVKFGLEYAATVRDDHRHFVEAFREGRIPKVSST encoded by the coding sequence ATGCAAGACGAGCGGGAGTCCTTCATCGTTGATTGCCTGCTGACGGCGTTCGCCGATCTGATGGAGGCGGACCCTGATGCCTTCCGTACGAAATTCCGCAAGATGGCGGCCGACCCGTTCGCGTTCTACCGCGGCAGCGCCTGCGTCTTCTACGCCGACGTGGCGGGGCGCGACGATCGGTGGGCCGACGAACGCACGAGCGGCGTGTGGATACAGGGTGATCTGCACACCGAGAACTTCGGCACCTACATGGACGGCGAAGGCAAGTTGATTTTCGACGTCAACGATTTCGACGAGGCCTACATTGGGCACTTCACCTGGGACCTGATGCGGTTCGCCGCCAGCGTCGCGCTGATGTGTTGGCAGAAGGCGCTCTCGGATCACCAGATCAGCACCCTGATCGACACGTTCGTGCGCTCCTACGTCGACCAGGTGCGGTGGTTCCTCGACGCCGACGACGACTCGAGCTTCTCGCTGAATCTCGACACCGCGCGCGGCGCCGTCCTGTCGACGTTGCAGAGCGCCCGGTTGTCCACCAGGGCCGAGATGTTGGACCGTCTCACCGCGGTCGACGACTGGGACCGACGCTTCCGGGATGCCGCAGGCGTGCGAAGGCTTGAGGACGCCGAACGCGAAAAAGTCGAGGCCGCGTTCGCCACATATCTCGACACCATCCCGAAAACCAAGCGGTTTCAAGGCATCACCTACGACATCAAGGACGTGATCGGCAAGACCGGCCACGGAATCGGCAGTGCCGGGCTTCCCACCTACACGCTCTTGATAGAAGGATTCAACCAGGCGTTGGACAACGACGCGGTGCTGTCGATGAAGCAGGGCAACGTCGCCGCGCCCAGTCGCGTCGTCGACCACAGCAGCCTGGGTAAGCACTTCAAACACCACGGCCACCGCACCGCGGTGTCACAACGCGCGCTGCAGGCACACGCCGATCCGCTGCTCGGCTACACCGACATCGACGGTGTCGGCTTCGTCGTCAGCGAGATATCGCCGTACGAAGCCGATCTGGACTGGAGCGAGCTGACCGAGCCGGACGAGTTGGCCGAGGTGATCGAGCAGCTGGGCCGGGCGGTGGCCAAGGTGCACTGCGTCGGTGACGTCGACAGCGATCAGAAGGTGGTCGAGTTCCAGACCGAGGAGGCCATCGTTGCGGCCATCAGTGGCCGAGTCGACGAATTCGCCTCGGACATGGTGAAATTCGGGCTCGAGTACGCGGCCACGGTGCGTGACGATCACCGGCATTTCGTCGAGGCGTTCCGCGAAGGGCGCATCCCGAAAGTCTCGTCGACTTAA
- a CDS encoding response regulator, producing the protein MTGDVAQIAVLLVDDQDLVRSGLRRILRRKDGFVIVAECSDGGEVPDAVARHSPDIVVMDLRMRRVGGIEATRMLCAGGGPPVLALTTFNDDELLSGVLRAGACGFVLKDSSAEELIRAVRAVARGDSYLDPAVTARVLATYRSAAPPPRGTALADLTAREADVLTLIAKGRSNSEIAEELFISGVTVKSHIGRIFVKLGLRDRAAAIVYAYDNGIVTPR; encoded by the coding sequence GTGACCGGGGACGTGGCACAGATCGCGGTCCTGCTGGTCGACGACCAGGACCTGGTGCGGTCGGGCCTGCGCCGCATTCTGCGCCGCAAGGACGGATTCGTGATCGTCGCGGAATGCTCCGACGGTGGCGAGGTGCCCGACGCCGTCGCCCGCCACAGTCCCGATATCGTCGTCATGGATCTGCGGATGCGCCGCGTCGGTGGCATCGAGGCCACCCGGATGCTCTGCGCCGGCGGCGGCCCACCGGTGCTCGCGTTGACCACCTTCAACGACGACGAACTGCTTTCGGGCGTGTTACGCGCCGGCGCTTGCGGTTTCGTGCTGAAGGACTCGTCGGCCGAGGAACTGATCCGCGCGGTCCGGGCCGTGGCCCGTGGGGACAGCTACCTCGACCCGGCCGTGACCGCACGGGTGTTGGCGACTTACCGCAGTGCCGCCCCGCCGCCGCGCGGCACCGCGCTCGCGGACCTGACCGCACGCGAGGCCGATGTCCTGACGCTGATCGCCAAGGGCCGCTCCAACTCCGAGATCGCCGAGGAGCTGTTCATCTCGGGCGTCACCGTCAAGAGCCACATAGGCCGCATCTTCGTCAAGCTCGGTCTGCGGGACCGCGCCGCGGCCATCGTCTACGCCTACGACAACGGGATCGTCACCCCGCGTTAA